A genomic stretch from Komagataeibacter xylinus includes:
- a CDS encoding polyprenyl synthetase family protein, which produces MVRLRASMSARATAIEAMIDRLLPRVEGGEARLIDAMRYATLGGGKRLRGYLVAEVASLFKAGTDAADRVAASVEMLHAYSLVHDDLPAMDDDDLRRGQPSTHRKFDEATAILAGDALQTMSFDILANPLTHASAEVRINLVRALADASGAAGMVGGQMIDMEGEGRALSLEEVARLHALKTGCLIRYAAEAGAILGQASDDVRRRISAYGRDLGAAFQIADDVLDATASAEELGKTAGKDEAAGKSTYVALLGVEGAAREARRVAEQAESHIDIFGPEADRLRDLVHYVVERRN; this is translated from the coding sequence ATGGTCCGTCTGCGTGCATCCATGTCCGCGCGCGCCACCGCCATCGAGGCGATGATCGACCGCCTGCTCCCGCGCGTGGAAGGCGGCGAGGCCCGCCTGATCGATGCCATGCGCTATGCCACCCTGGGCGGTGGCAAGCGCCTGCGTGGTTACCTGGTGGCCGAAGTGGCCAGCCTGTTCAAGGCCGGCACTGACGCGGCTGACCGTGTCGCGGCCTCGGTCGAGATGCTGCATGCCTACTCACTGGTGCATGACGACCTGCCCGCCATGGATGATGATGACCTGCGCCGGGGCCAGCCTTCCACCCACCGCAAGTTTGATGAGGCCACCGCCATCCTCGCCGGCGACGCGCTGCAGACCATGTCGTTCGACATCCTTGCCAATCCGCTGACGCATGCCTCAGCCGAAGTGCGCATCAACCTCGTGCGCGCGCTGGCCGATGCCTCTGGCGCTGCCGGCATGGTGGGCGGCCAGATGATCGACATGGAAGGCGAAGGCCGCGCCCTTTCGCTTGAGGAAGTCGCCCGCCTGCATGCGCTGAAAACCGGCTGCCTGATCCGTTATGCCGCCGAGGCCGGAGCCATCCTTGGCCAGGCCAGCGATGACGTGCGCAGGCGCATCTCGGCCTATGGCCGCGACCTTGGCGCTGCCTTCCAGATTGCCGATGACGTGCTCGACGCCACCGCCAGCGCCGAGGAACTCGGCAAGACCGCAGGCAAGGACGAGGCAGCGGGCAAGTCCACCTATGTCGCCCTGCTCGGCGTTGAAGGGGCCGCGCGCGAGGCGCGGCGCGTGGCCGAACAGGCTGAATCCCATATCGACATCTTCGGGCCCGAGGCGGATCGCCTGCGCGACCTGGTGCATTACGTGGTCGAGCGCAGGAACTGA
- a CDS encoding TlyA family RNA methyltransferase, with protein sequence MAKRRVDQMLVDRGLVESRTRAQALIMAGLVYTSDRRIAKAGDQLPEDAPLALKGQDHPWVSRGGIKLAHGLEHFGLSPAGLTCLDVGASTGGFTDVLLHEGAKKVYAVDVGHGQLAWKLRSNTEQVVVLEKCNARALDATIIPDPIDALVCDASFIGLRTVLPAGLDLCVPGAWAIALIKPQFEAGRDAVGPKGVVRDPAVHEAVCAMIRDWWADLPGWRVLGIDASPITGPEGNREFLIAARKDS encoded by the coding sequence ATGGCAAAACGACGCGTTGACCAGATGCTGGTGGACCGGGGGCTGGTGGAAAGCCGCACCCGGGCGCAGGCGCTTATCATGGCGGGGCTGGTCTATACATCTGACCGGCGCATTGCCAAGGCGGGCGACCAGTTGCCCGAAGATGCGCCACTTGCGCTCAAGGGGCAGGACCACCCGTGGGTCTCGCGCGGGGGGATCAAGCTGGCGCACGGGCTGGAACATTTCGGCCTCTCGCCTGCGGGGCTGACCTGCCTTGACGTAGGCGCCTCGACCGGCGGCTTTACTGATGTGCTGCTGCATGAAGGGGCCAAAAAGGTCTATGCGGTCGATGTTGGCCATGGCCAACTGGCATGGAAGCTGCGCAGCAACACCGAGCAGGTCGTGGTGCTGGAAAAATGCAATGCCCGCGCGCTTGATGCCACGATCATCCCCGACCCGATTGATGCGCTGGTGTGCGATGCCAGCTTCATTGGCCTGCGCACGGTGCTGCCGGCAGGGCTTGACCTGTGCGTGCCCGGCGCCTGGGCCATCGCGCTGATCAAGCCGCAGTTCGAGGCCGGGCGCGATGCGGTCGGCCCCAAGGGCGTGGTGCGCGACCCGGCGGTGCATGAGGCCGTGTGCGCGATGATACGCGACTGGTGGGCAGACCTGCCGGGCTGGCGCGTGCTAGGCATTGATGCCAGCCCCATTACCGGGCCGGAAGGCAACCGGGAATTCCTGATCGCGGCCCGCAAGGACAGCTGA
- a CDS encoding RlmE family RNA methyltransferase → MKQRSTTRIPGKARTSSLTPGTGDSAADGQAAQTNRTKTVTVKKARGRTTAQHRWLQRQLNDPYVQAAQKQGWRSRAAFKLIELDDRFHLITPGTRIVDLGAAPGGWTQVAVKRGAARVVGVDLLPVDPVPGATIIEGDFNDPDMPDRLTELLGGRANVVMSDMAPNTTGHAPTDHLRIIGLAELALDFATRILAPGGAFVAKVFQGGSEKQMLAELKRLFTQVRHAKPPASRKESSELYVVATGFRGLDGEGEG, encoded by the coding sequence ATGAAGCAGCGTTCCACTACCCGCATTCCGGGCAAGGCCCGTACCAGCAGTCTCACCCCCGGCACGGGTGACAGCGCGGCCGACGGGCAGGCCGCCCAGACCAACCGCACCAAGACCGTAACCGTAAAGAAAGCGCGCGGGCGCACGACCGCCCAGCACCGCTGGCTGCAGCGCCAGCTCAACGACCCCTACGTGCAGGCCGCCCAGAAGCAGGGCTGGCGCTCACGCGCGGCCTTCAAGCTGATCGAACTCGATGACCGTTTTCACCTGATCACGCCTGGCACGCGCATCGTCGATCTTGGCGCAGCACCTGGCGGCTGGACGCAGGTCGCAGTCAAGCGGGGTGCGGCCAGGGTGGTGGGCGTCGACCTGCTGCCGGTCGATCCGGTGCCGGGCGCCACCATCATCGAAGGGGATTTCAACGACCCCGACATGCCGGACCGCCTGACGGAGCTGCTCGGCGGCCGAGCCAACGTGGTCATGTCCGACATGGCGCCCAACACAACGGGCCATGCGCCGACCGATCACCTGCGCATCATTGGCCTTGCCGAACTCGCGCTGGATTTCGCAACGCGCATTCTCGCCCCCGGCGGCGCGTTCGTAGCCAAGGTGTTCCAGGGCGGGTCGGAAAAACAGATGCTCGCTGAACTCAAACGCCTGTTCACGCAGGTGCGCCACGCCAAGCCGCCAGCAAGCCGCAAGGAATCCAGCGAGCTTTATGTAGTCGCCACCGGCTTTCGTGGGCTTGATGGCGAAGGGGAAGGCTGA
- the dxs gene encoding 1-deoxy-D-xylulose-5-phosphate synthase, whose amino-acid sequence MSESNTSSTIPTLGRYAQLDRVQWPHDMRNLSVEQLKQLAEELRSETIDTVSTTGGHLGASLGVVELTVALHAVFDTPADRVIWDVGHQTYPHKILTGRRERIRTLRQPGGLSGFTRRSESEYDPFGAAHSSTSISAGLGMAVAHHLRAEEDPSYRERNVIAVIGDGSISAGMAYEAMNNASHCGPGAERLIVVLNDNEMSIAPPVGAMSSYLSRLMSSRKFLSLRELAAKMAKRLPGRLERTAKKADEYARGIMTGGTLFEELGFYYVGPVDGHDMNQLVHILRNLRDAEDVGPVLLHVITEKGHGYSPAESAGDKYHAVSKFNVVTGEQKKGPSGPPSYTSVFAKELVRQAATDDKIVTITAAMPSGTGLDKFARAYPDRFFDVGIAEQHAVTFAAGMATEGLRPFCAIYSTFLQRAYDQVMHDVVLQKLPVRFAIDRAGLVGADGATHAGAFDIAYLGCLPGITLMAPSDELELLNMTATSIAFDEGPVGLRYPRGAGLGLDLPAAGQIIEIGRGRIVREMARQSGPEQGGIAILSLGPRLADALKAADMLAAQGLAPTVADARFAKPLDTALIEQLARNHAVLITIEEGSVGGFASFVMTHLAKTGLLDRVRFRPMTLPDRFIDHNSQEAQYHEAGLDAPAIVATALSALGVPQSRQMA is encoded by the coding sequence ATGAGCGAGAGCAACACGTCCTCCACCATCCCTACCCTTGGGCGCTACGCCCAGCTTGACCGGGTGCAGTGGCCGCACGACATGCGCAACCTCTCGGTCGAGCAGCTCAAGCAGCTTGCGGAGGAACTGCGGTCGGAAACGATCGATACCGTGTCCACCACCGGCGGCCATCTTGGCGCGTCGCTCGGCGTGGTTGAACTCACGGTCGCACTCCATGCCGTGTTCGACACGCCCGCCGACCGCGTGATCTGGGATGTGGGCCACCAGACCTACCCCCACAAGATCCTGACCGGGCGGCGCGAGCGCATCCGCACCCTGCGCCAGCCGGGCGGGCTTTCGGGCTTTACGCGCCGCAGCGAGAGCGAATACGACCCGTTTGGCGCGGCCCACTCCTCCACCTCCATTTCCGCCGGCCTCGGCATGGCCGTCGCCCACCACCTGCGCGCGGAGGAAGACCCCTCCTACCGTGAACGCAACGTGATTGCGGTGATCGGCGATGGCTCGATCTCGGCGGGCATGGCGTATGAGGCGATGAACAACGCCTCGCATTGCGGCCCGGGTGCAGAGCGCCTGATCGTGGTGCTCAACGACAACGAGATGTCGATCGCACCCCCCGTGGGTGCCATGTCGAGCTACCTGTCGCGGCTGATGTCCTCGCGCAAGTTCCTGAGTTTGCGTGAACTCGCCGCCAAGATGGCCAAGCGCCTGCCCGGCCGGCTCGAGCGCACGGCCAAGAAGGCCGATGAATACGCGCGCGGCATCATGACCGGCGGCACGCTGTTCGAGGAACTCGGCTTCTATTATGTCGGCCCCGTTGATGGGCATGACATGAACCAGCTCGTCCACATCCTGCGCAACCTGCGTGATGCCGAGGATGTCGGCCCCGTGCTGCTGCATGTCATCACCGAGAAGGGCCATGGCTACAGCCCGGCCGAATCGGCGGGTGACAAGTATCACGCCGTCTCCAAGTTCAATGTGGTCACCGGCGAGCAGAAGAAAGGCCCGTCCGGCCCGCCGAGCTACACTTCGGTGTTTGCGAAAGAACTCGTCCGCCAGGCGGCGACTGACGACAAAATCGTCACCATCACTGCCGCCATGCCGTCGGGCACCGGGCTCGACAAGTTCGCCAGGGCCTATCCCGACCGCTTCTTTGATGTCGGCATTGCCGAGCAGCATGCCGTGACCTTTGCTGCCGGCATGGCGACCGAAGGGCTGCGCCCGTTCTGCGCCATCTATTCCACCTTCCTGCAGCGCGCCTATGATCAGGTGATGCATGACGTGGTGCTGCAGAAGCTGCCGGTGCGCTTCGCCATCGACCGTGCGGGGCTGGTCGGCGCCGATGGCGCGACCCATGCCGGTGCGTTCGACATCGCCTATCTGGGCTGCCTGCCCGGCATCACGCTCATGGCGCCAAGCGACGAGCTTGAACTGCTGAACATGACCGCGACCTCGATCGCGTTTGACGAAGGCCCGGTTGGCCTGCGCTACCCGCGCGGTGCGGGGCTGGGGCTGGACCTGCCGGCGGCGGGCCAGATCATCGAGATCGGGCGCGGGCGAATCGTGCGTGAAATGGCGCGCCAGTCCGGCCCCGAGCAGGGCGGCATCGCCATCCTCTCGCTCGGGCCAAGGCTGGCCGATGCGCTGAAGGCCGCTGACATGCTGGCCGCCCAGGGGCTGGCCCCCACCGTGGCCGATGCCCGCTTCGCCAAGCCGCTCGATACCGCGCTGATCGAGCAGCTGGCGCGCAACCATGCGGTGCTGATCACCATCGAGGAAGGCTCGGTTGGCGGATTTGCAAGCTTTGTCATGACGCATCTGGCCAAAACCGGCCTGCTCGACCGCGTGCGCTTCCGCCCCATGACCCTGCCTGACCGCTTCATCGACCATAACAGCCAGGAGGCCCAGTACCATGAGGCCGGGCTGGATGCGCCCGCCATCGTGGCAACCGCGCTCTCCGCCCTTGGCGTGCCGCAGTCACGGCAGATGGCCTGA
- a CDS encoding SDR family NAD(P)-dependent oxidoreductase, translating to MTQRVAYVTGGSRGIGAGIARALAKDGYDIAISYARNEKAAEETVAEIRAMGRRAMAICCDGEGNGNRAAIQQVVRDLGRIDALVCNAGVYPHGDVSEMTDAQVDAVLGLNVRAVMIEAIEASRHMSKGGRIILIGSAFADRSPFPGISLYSASKAALNGFARGAARDLGPRGITINVVQPGPIDTDMNPATGPAADLLRSFMCHKEYGQVSDIATVVSFLASPQASFITGSALTTDGGITA from the coding sequence ATGACCCAACGCGTAGCCTACGTAACCGGCGGCAGCCGCGGCATTGGCGCGGGCATTGCCAGGGCACTGGCAAAGGACGGGTATGACATTGCCATCTCCTACGCCCGCAACGAGAAGGCCGCCGAGGAAACCGTGGCCGAAATCCGCGCCATGGGCCGCCGCGCCATGGCCATCTGCTGCGATGGCGAAGGCAATGGCAACCGTGCCGCAATCCAGCAGGTGGTGCGTGATCTCGGCCGCATCGATGCACTGGTGTGCAACGCTGGCGTCTACCCCCATGGCGACGTGAGCGAGATGACCGACGCTCAGGTCGATGCCGTGCTGGGCCTGAACGTGCGCGCTGTCATGATCGAGGCCATCGAGGCCTCGCGCCACATGAGCAAGGGCGGCCGCATCATCCTGATCGGCTCGGCCTTTGCCGATCGCTCTCCCTTCCCCGGCATTTCGCTCTATTCGGCCTCCAAGGCGGCGCTGAACGGGTTTGCCCGGGGTGCGGCGCGCGATCTCGGACCGCGCGGCATCACCATCAACGTGGTCCAGCCCGGCCCGATCGATACCGACATGAACCCTGCCACCGGGCCTGCCGCCGACCTGCTGCGCAGCTTCATGTGCCACAAGGAATACGGGCAGGTGAGCGACATCGCCACCGTGGTCTCGTTCCTTGCCAGCCCGCAGGCCAGCTTCATTACCGGCTCGGCGCTGACAACAGATGGCGGCATCACGGCCTGA
- a CDS encoding sulfurtransferase TusA family protein, protein MSEILLDARGLTCPLPVLKANRMLRGLPPGARLRVIATDRASVADFQAFCRETGHALIAFGEEGGTLSFVIRRRPEATPGPAASPASA, encoded by the coding sequence ATGAGTGAAATCCTGCTAGACGCGCGCGGCCTGACCTGCCCCCTGCCCGTGCTCAAGGCCAACCGCATGCTGCGCGGACTCCCTCCCGGCGCGCGGCTGCGCGTGATCGCGACCGACCGGGCCTCGGTTGCGGATTTTCAGGCTTTCTGCCGCGAAACAGGCCATGCCCTCATCGCTTTTGGCGAGGAAGGCGGCACGCTTTCCTTCGTCATCCGCCGCAGGCCCGAGGCAACGCCCGGACCCGCCGCGTCACCGGCCTCGGCCTAG
- a CDS encoding exodeoxyribonuclease VII small subunit — protein MTDDLTNLSFEEALAELEAIVRQLEVGQLRLEDAITAYERGAALRQYCQKKLDEAEARVQAIVQRADGALEAKPMD, from the coding sequence ATGACCGATGACCTGACCAACCTTTCCTTCGAGGAGGCTCTGGCCGAACTTGAAGCCATCGTGCGCCAGCTTGAGGTCGGCCAGCTGCGGCTGGAAGACGCGATCACCGCCTATGAGCGTGGCGCCGCCCTGCGGCAGTACTGTCAGAAGAAACTGGACGAGGCCGAGGCCCGCGTTCAGGCGATTGTCCAGCGTGCCGATGGTGCGCTGGAAGCGAAACCAATGGATTGA
- a CDS encoding Ppx/GppA phosphatase family protein: MNMVQQPHSAQIRPQAGIAPFPPAMHRRSMRAPLYAAIDLGTHNCRLLVARAGEHGLRVIDSFSRAVRLGEGLHHSGQLADAAMERTLAALRACVARMGLYDLHGHRAIATEACRRAANGMEFIGRVLHETGLDISVISAREEAELALAACTSLLQGGQPGTSRGLLFDIGGGSTEIAWARIDREARRHDLSGYVSLPVGIMTLAERHGADIFTDRGYHGVVSEISDVLRGFDDVHCIAREIARQNVMLLGTSGTVTTLASLALGQDRYDRASIDGSALSVPRALSMIDTLRTGGLEGLVRNPIIGAERARYILPGCAIFEAIVTTWPMPEVTVADRGLRDGLLLRMIGDRRRQAAPATAPPSFSLYNRLEHQVSP; the protein is encoded by the coding sequence ATGAACATGGTCCAGCAGCCGCACAGTGCACAGATACGCCCGCAGGCAGGGATTGCCCCTTTCCCGCCCGCCATGCACCGCCGCTCCATGCGCGCGCCGCTTTATGCCGCCATTGACCTTGGCACCCATAACTGCCGCCTGCTCGTTGCCCGCGCGGGCGAACACGGCCTGCGCGTGATCGACAGCTTCAGCCGCGCCGTGCGCCTTGGTGAAGGGCTGCACCATTCCGGCCAACTCGCCGATGCCGCCATGGAGCGTACCCTCGCCGCCCTTCGGGCCTGCGTGGCACGCATGGGGCTGTATGACCTGCACGGCCACCGCGCCATCGCCACCGAGGCCTGCAGGCGGGCGGCCAATGGCATGGAATTCATCGGCCGAGTACTGCACGAGACCGGGCTCGACATATCCGTCATTTCCGCGCGGGAGGAAGCTGAACTCGCACTCGCGGCCTGCACCTCGCTGCTGCAGGGCGGCCAGCCGGGCACCAGCCGCGGACTATTGTTCGATATTGGCGGTGGCTCGACCGAGATCGCCTGGGCGCGCATTGACCGCGAGGCCCGGCGGCATGACCTTTCGGGCTATGTCAGCCTGCCGGTGGGCATCATGACCCTGGCCGAGCGCCATGGCGCCGATATCTTTACCGATCGGGGCTATCACGGCGTCGTATCCGAAATCAGTGACGTGCTGCGCGGCTTTGATGACGTGCACTGCATTGCGCGTGAAATCGCGCGCCAGAATGTCATGCTGCTGGGCACCAGCGGCACCGTGACCACGCTGGCCAGCCTTGCCCTGGGCCAGGACCGTTACGACCGGGCCAGCATTGATGGCTCCGCCCTGTCCGTGCCCCGCGCCCTGAGCATGATCGACACCCTGCGCACGGGCGGGCTCGAGGGGCTGGTGCGCAACCCCATCATCGGGGCGGAGCGCGCGCGCTACATCCTGCCGGGCTGCGCCATATTCGAGGCCATCGTCACCACATGGCCCATGCCGGAAGTGACCGTGGCCGACCGGGGATTGCGCGACGGCCTGCTTTTACGCATGATTGGCGACCGCAGGCGACAGGCGGCCCCAGCCACCGCGCCGCCTTCCTTTTCCCTGTACAATCGTTTGGAGCACCAGGTCAGTCCCTGA
- the rplT gene encoding 50S ribosomal protein L20, with protein sequence MARVKRGVTTLARHKKVLAASKGFRGRSSTNYRIALERLEKSLQYAYRDRRNKKREFRALWIQRINAAVREHGLTYSRFINGLDKAGIEIDRKVLAAIAYDDAATFAEIVKKAQAALA encoded by the coding sequence ATGGCACGTGTAAAACGCGGCGTAACGACGCTCGCCCGTCACAAGAAGGTTCTGGCAGCTTCCAAGGGCTTCCGGGGTCGTTCCTCCACCAATTACCGCATCGCGCTGGAACGTCTGGAAAAGTCACTCCAGTATGCCTACCGCGATCGCCGCAACAAGAAGCGTGAGTTCCGCGCTCTGTGGATCCAGCGTATCAACGCTGCGGTGCGCGAGCATGGTCTGACCTACAGCCGCTTCATCAACGGCCTGGACAAGGCTGGCATCGAGATCGACCGCAAGGTTCTCGCCGCCATCGCCTATGACGACGCGGCAACCTTTGCCGAGATCGTGAAGAAGGCGCAGGCCGCTCTGGCCTGA
- a CDS encoding AbrB family transcriptional regulator produces MPDPTLSPAPNAASTRLSFRNDNIYVKWCCLLALSVAFTVPLHALHLPAAILIGPMFAAVVLAVNEVHLPIPGCAFLLAQGIVGCMIARSLQLSIFAKVMGEGPLFLGGVMCVIVLCTLIGFCLARWKVLPGSTALWGASPGAATVMTLMSQAYGADMRLVAFMQYFRAAAVAIAATTMARSTTPVTADGADAFWAMPASAPAFGVTIGVIVAGVCLAHILRLSAGALMLPLILATGLQDAGLLSIDLPPWFLAAGYAVLGWGIGLRFTRTTLHYAARAFPYILMAIALMIAGCGVMALALVRFRHVSLLTAYLATSPGGEDTVAIIAATTPGVDVPFVMAMQTVRFVLVLFTGPLLARVLSRWVER; encoded by the coding sequence ATGCCAGACCCAACGCTTTCCCCTGCCCCGAATGCTGCCAGCACGCGGCTTTCGTTCCGTAATGACAATATATACGTAAAATGGTGCTGCCTGCTTGCCCTGTCGGTTGCCTTTACCGTGCCGCTACATGCCCTGCACCTGCCCGCTGCCATCCTGATCGGGCCGATGTTTGCCGCCGTCGTGCTGGCGGTCAATGAGGTTCACCTCCCCATTCCCGGCTGCGCCTTTCTGCTGGCGCAGGGCATTGTAGGATGCATGATCGCGCGCAGCCTGCAGCTCAGCATCTTTGCCAAGGTCATGGGCGAAGGGCCGCTTTTTCTGGGCGGGGTCATGTGCGTGATCGTGCTGTGCACCCTGATCGGCTTCTGTCTGGCACGATGGAAGGTTCTGCCCGGCAGCACGGCCCTGTGGGGTGCCTCGCCGGGTGCCGCCACGGTCATGACGTTGATGTCGCAGGCTTATGGCGCGGATATGCGGCTTGTCGCCTTCATGCAGTATTTCCGCGCCGCCGCCGTTGCCATAGCGGCGACCACCATGGCGCGCAGCACGACCCCGGTCACGGCTGACGGCGCAGATGCGTTCTGGGCCATGCCTGCATCCGCGCCAGCCTTTGGCGTGACGATTGGCGTCATCGTGGCCGGTGTCTGCCTGGCTCATATATTACGGCTGTCAGCCGGTGCGCTCATGCTGCCGCTTATTCTTGCAACCGGGCTGCAGGATGCGGGGCTGCTCTCGATCGACCTGCCACCATGGTTTCTCGCTGCCGGTTACGCGGTGCTGGGCTGGGGCATCGGCCTGCGCTTTACGCGCACCACGCTGCATTATGCCGCCCGCGCGTTTCCTTACATCCTGATGGCCATCGCGCTGATGATTGCAGGCTGCGGGGTCATGGCGCTCGCGCTGGTCCGTTTCAGGCATGTCTCGCTGCTGACCGCCTATCTGGCGACCAGCCCGGGGGGCGAGGATACGGTGGCCATCATCGCGGCCACCACGCCGGGCGTTGACGTGCCGTTTGTCATGGCCATGCAGACTGTGCGCTTCGTGCTCGTGCTGTTTACCGGCCCGCTGCTTGCCCGCGTGCTCAGCCGATGGGTGGAACGGTAG
- a CDS encoding ROK family protein — protein MADYRTGIDFGGTKIEITALGMDGAELLRRRIANPGNYPAAIEAMCDLIRGVDQELGGTGTVGIGIPGSISPDTGVIKNANATWLNNQPLIVDMTTALGRAVRIENDANCFALSEAIDGAGAGHHSVFGVIIGTGMGAGIVVDQKLLIGHNHIAGEWGHVPLPWPRIEEFPMPKCFCGNEGCMERFLSGSALAQDWKGPGHRSAANIEQEAEAGDLTAIGALDRYMDRMARACAMAINFMDPDIIVLGGGVSNLDSIYDRVPRLMRRYVITPNCTTPIVRNKHGDSSGVRGAAWLWDDHHTA, from the coding sequence ATGGCCGACTATCGTACTGGAATTGATTTTGGCGGTACCAAGATCGAAATAACCGCCCTCGGCATGGATGGTGCCGAGCTGCTGCGTCGCCGTATTGCCAATCCTGGCAACTATCCTGCAGCCATTGAGGCCATGTGCGACCTGATCCGGGGTGTTGATCAGGAGCTCGGGGGCACCGGCACGGTTGGAATCGGCATTCCCGGCTCCATCAGTCCCGATACGGGCGTGATCAAGAACGCCAATGCCACATGGCTCAACAACCAGCCCCTGATCGTTGACATGACGACGGCGCTGGGTCGTGCGGTGCGCATCGAGAACGATGCGAACTGCTTTGCGCTGTCCGAGGCGATTGATGGTGCGGGGGCGGGCCATCACAGCGTGTTTGGCGTGATTATCGGCACCGGCATGGGCGCTGGCATCGTGGTCGATCAGAAGCTGTTGATCGGCCATAACCACATTGCAGGCGAATGGGGGCATGTGCCGCTGCCCTGGCCGCGCATTGAGGAATTTCCCATGCCCAAATGCTTCTGCGGCAATGAAGGGTGCATGGAGCGCTTTCTCAGCGGCTCGGCGCTTGCACAGGACTGGAAAGGCCCCGGCCACCGCAGTGCCGCCAATATCGAGCAGGAGGCCGAGGCTGGCGACCTGACCGCCATCGGCGCACTCGACCGCTACATGGACCGCATGGCCCGCGCCTGCGCCATGGCCATCAACTTCATGGACCCCGACATCATTGTGCTTGGTGGCGGCGTGTCGAACCTTGATTCGATCTATGACCGCGTGCCCCGCCTCATGCGGCGCTATGTCATCACCCCCAACTGCACCACGCCGATCGTGCGCAACAAACATGGCGACAGCTCTGGCGTGCGGGGCGCTGCATGGCTGTGGGATGATCACCACACGGCATGA
- the rpmI gene encoding 50S ribosomal protein L35, with protein MPKMKTKSSVKKRFKITATGKVLAGPGNKRHGLINRSQKMKRTNRGSQVLTEMDGRTVKQWAPYGLA; from the coding sequence ATGCCCAAGATGAAGACCAAGTCATCGGTCAAGAAGCGGTTCAAGATCACCGCCACCGGCAAGGTGCTGGCAGGACCCGGCAACAAGCGCCACGGCCTGATCAACCGCTCGCAGAAGATGAAGCGCACGAACCGTGGTTCGCAGGTGCTGACGGAAATGGATGGCCGCACTGTAAAGCAGTGGGCCCCCTACGGCCTGGCATAA